One segment of Cyanobacteria bacterium GSL.Bin1 DNA contains the following:
- a CDS encoding CBS domain-containing protein, with the protein MSKTVADVMTANPAVVQPDTPLKEAIKVLVENKISGLPVVNKEGKLVGVLSEADLMWQETGVDPPPYFMFLDSVIYLENPARYEKELHKALGQTVEEVMTDRAISITGDRPLKEAAHLMHKREVRRLPVVDEAGKVVGIITRGDIVRTMASE; encoded by the coding sequence ATGTCGAAAACTGTTGCCGATGTAATGACAGCCAACCCGGCTGTTGTTCAACCTGACACCCCACTCAAAGAAGCAATTAAAGTATTGGTGGAAAACAAAATTAGTGGTTTACCCGTGGTAAATAAAGAAGGGAAATTAGTCGGGGTGTTATCAGAAGCAGATTTGATGTGGCAAGAAACCGGGGTTGATCCGCCGCCCTATTTCATGTTTTTGGATAGTGTCATTTACTTAGAAAACCCTGCGCGGTATGAAAAAGAACTCCATAAGGCACTGGGACAAACCGTTGAGGAAGTAATGACGGATCGTGCTATTTCCATTACCGGCGATCGCCCCCTGAAAGAAGCAGCTCATCTCATGCACAAGCGGGAAGTTCGTCGCTTACCTGTTGTGGATGAAGCGGGAAAAGTGGTCGGTATTATTACACGCGGTGATATTGTTAGAACCATGGCGAGTGAATGA
- a CDS encoding MFS transporter: MASPKSNQDLKVLGLPATQGRWLLIPLGMIVLLCLGTVYSWSIFRNPLETELGLNATESLLPYTIALVFYATFMPIAGFLIPRVGTARMTAIGGLTVGLGYILASFAQNIVVLTLTYGVIVGMGVGITYGVPMVVAARWFPDRKGLAVGLTIVGFGLSPLITAPLAKSLIDRYQARPTLLILGIVFTLIILAIALTLKLPPKDWQQPRSVAEATAVPPPVTYPPHLLKSPSFYGLWICYTIGTFVGLSAIGISSPVGEEMIEIDAGVAATSVSLFALFNGFSRPLFGWLSDRFPPRLVAIGSYTLILIACIMMANAQPGQVSTYLVAFCLFWFCLGGWLALAPTATLRLFNPDDYAQNYGIVFTAYGVGALIGTLVAGQIRDWFGSYTYAFYPMGLLAIVGIIIASLMLKRDVRAGETTKLL; this comes from the coding sequence ATGGCAAGTCCTAAGAGTAACCAAGATTTGAAAGTATTAGGGCTACCGGCAACTCAGGGGCGGTGGTTGCTGATTCCGTTAGGAATGATTGTTCTTCTCTGTTTAGGAACTGTTTATTCTTGGAGTATTTTTAGAAACCCCCTCGAAACTGAATTGGGACTCAATGCAACCGAAAGTCTGCTCCCTTATACCATTGCCTTAGTCTTTTATGCGACGTTTATGCCCATTGCCGGCTTTTTAATTCCAAGAGTGGGTACAGCCCGCATGACAGCGATTGGCGGGCTAACGGTGGGCTTAGGCTATATTCTCGCTAGTTTTGCTCAGAATATTGTGGTCTTAACCTTGACGTATGGAGTAATTGTAGGGATGGGGGTCGGGATTACTTATGGAGTTCCCATGGTTGTCGCTGCCCGTTGGTTTCCCGATCGAAAAGGGTTAGCGGTGGGGTTAACCATTGTTGGCTTTGGTTTATCACCTTTGATTACCGCCCCTTTAGCAAAGAGTCTCATTGATCGCTATCAGGCACGACCGACCTTGCTGATTTTAGGGATCGTCTTTACCTTAATTATTCTCGCGATCGCGCTGACGTTAAAATTACCTCCGAAAGATTGGCAACAGCCGAGATCCGTTGCCGAAGCCACTGCGGTTCCTCCCCCAGTCACTTATCCACCCCACTTACTGAAAAGTCCCTCTTTTTACGGCTTATGGATTTGCTATACCATCGGCACTTTTGTCGGGTTAAGCGCGATCGGCATTTCGAGCCCAGTGGGTGAAGAAATGATTGAAATTGATGCGGGGGTAGCTGCCACCAGTGTCTCTTTATTTGCCTTGTTTAATGGATTCAGTCGTCCGCTGTTTGGCTGGCTCAGTGATCGTTTTCCCCCACGGTTGGTCGCGATTGGTTCTTACACACTCATTTTAATCGCTTGTATCATGATGGCAAATGCCCAACCCGGACAAGTGAGCACTTATTTGGTTGCCTTCTGTTTATTCTGGTTTTGTTTAGGAGGATGGCTGGCGCTGGCGCCGACTGCTACCTTGCGCTTATTTAACCCCGATGACTATGCCCAAAATTATGGGATCGTCTTTACCGCTTATGGGGTAGGGGCTTTGATCGGTACCCTTGTCGCGGGGCAAATTCGGGACTGGTTTGGCAGTTATACCTATGCCTTTTATCCGATGGGACTATTAGCCATTGTGGGGATTATTATTGCTAGTTTGATGTTGAAGCGCGATGTTCGCGCTGGTGAAACGACTAAACTATTGTAA
- the cobA gene encoding uroporphyrinogen-III C-methyltransferase: MKVYLIGAGLGRPQYLTQQARQHLEKADILIYDALVDEAILDLVSSYCRKIYVGKRGGKPSTPQSEINRLLVESAQQNQHVVRLKNGDPFIFGRAREEVEALKTIGCDVEVIPGLSSAMTAPLLAGIPLTDKVLSRSFSVITAHEPAQLEWEALARIDTLVILMGGRNLALITEQLMLAGKASSCPIAIIRKAGTDEQQVWVGTLETIVEITQGNQLSPTVMVVGEVVSLRSLFS; the protein is encoded by the coding sequence TTGAAAGTTTATCTGATCGGTGCCGGCTTAGGTCGCCCTCAATATTTAACCCAACAAGCGCGACAACACTTAGAAAAAGCAGATATTTTAATTTATGATGCATTAGTTGATGAAGCAATTTTAGATCTTGTTTCTTCCTATTGCCGAAAAATTTATGTCGGAAAACGAGGGGGAAAACCCAGTACCCCTCAGAGTGAAATTAATCGTCTTTTAGTGGAGTCTGCCCAACAAAATCAACACGTTGTTCGTCTCAAAAATGGCGATCCGTTTATTTTTGGTCGCGCCCGAGAAGAAGTAGAGGCTCTAAAAACCATTGGCTGCGATGTAGAAGTTATTCCCGGTTTATCCTCAGCAATGACGGCTCCTCTCCTTGCCGGAATCCCCCTCACCGATAAAGTTTTAAGTCGCAGTTTTAGTGTCATTACCGCTCATGAACCAGCCCAATTAGAGTGGGAGGCTTTAGCAAGAATTGATACGCTGGTGATTTTAATGGGCGGTCGAAACTTAGCCCTGATTACTGAGCAATTAATGCTAGCAGGAAAAGCCAGTTCTTGTCCCATTGCCATTATTCGGAAAGCAGGAACTGATGAGCAACAAGTATGGGTAGGAACTTTAGAAACGATTGTTGAAATCACCCAAGGCAATCAACTTTCTCCCACGGTCATGGTTGTGGGAGAAGTGGTTAGTTTAAGGTCTCTGTTTTCATAA
- the surE gene encoding 5'/3'-nucleotidase SurE yields MILTNDDGFQAPGIKALQTAIQEQGIIIAPETELSGCGHQVTTKRGLKLQKHSEQTYSVDGTPADCVRIGVTQLFPDAEWVISGINAGGNLGADIYISGTVAAVREAVFLGKKGIAISHWRKRPLEIDWTLAARWSGKVLETLLPLSLPEGCYWNVNLPHLEPGSNDPEIIFCEGGKQPLPVVYHFDGERYHYQGEYGKRQRQKGSDVDICFSGNIAVSQFKL; encoded by the coding sequence ATGATTTTAACGAACGACGATGGGTTTCAAGCCCCTGGAATTAAAGCCCTGCAAACGGCAATTCAAGAACAAGGAATTATCATCGCTCCCGAAACGGAACTTTCTGGTTGTGGACATCAAGTGACGACGAAACGGGGCTTAAAGTTGCAAAAGCATTCCGAGCAAACCTATAGTGTTGATGGTACTCCAGCCGATTGTGTTCGCATTGGTGTTACCCAACTGTTTCCGGATGCGGAATGGGTTATTTCTGGGATTAATGCCGGTGGCAATTTAGGGGCAGACATTTACATTTCAGGAACCGTGGCTGCTGTGCGAGAAGCGGTTTTTTTGGGTAAAAAAGGGATTGCCATTTCCCATTGGCGCAAACGACCCTTAGAAATTGATTGGACACTTGCCGCCCGTTGGAGTGGCAAAGTTTTAGAGACATTACTACCCTTGTCTTTGCCGGAAGGATGTTATTGGAATGTCAATTTACCTCATTTAGAACCTGGATCAAACGATCCGGAAATTATCTTTTGTGAGGGAGGCAAACAACCCTTACCGGTTGTCTATCATTTTGATGGCGAACGGTATCATTATCAAGGAGAATACGGTAAGCGTCAGCGTCAAAAAGGAAGCGATGTTGATATTTGTTTTTCCGGAAATATTGCCGTTTCCCAATTCAAGTTATGA
- a CDS encoding DUF541 domain-containing protein has product MNRLLQQFRSRGLSLILLSSLILIVGWSLRERVSLAPAMAQDAPLQTITVTGEGTQSIPTTLTEVQLGVEVEGKTAAQVQEDAARRSTAVVELLRSRDVEKLKTTGIRLEPQYNYNEGKRTLRGYQALNLVSFRMPTDEVGNLLDEAVQAGATRIDSVSFTATDSAIAQAQKEALQAATLDAQAQADAVLSTLNLQSQSVISIQINNATPPVMPLNEAFRTQRNVAASNAPSSPVIGGEQDIQARVTLQIQY; this is encoded by the coding sequence ATGAATCGTTTATTGCAACAATTTCGGTCAAGAGGATTGAGTTTAATCCTCCTCAGTAGTTTAATTTTAATTGTCGGTTGGAGTTTACGAGAGCGTGTTTCCCTTGCCCCCGCTATGGCTCAAGATGCCCCCCTACAAACCATAACGGTGACCGGAGAAGGCACCCAGTCTATCCCCACAACTCTAACAGAAGTGCAGCTGGGAGTGGAAGTGGAAGGGAAAACGGCTGCTCAAGTGCAGGAAGATGCAGCGCGCCGTTCAACAGCAGTGGTGGAATTGCTGCGATCGCGCGATGTGGAAAAATTAAAAACCACTGGTATTCGTTTAGAACCGCAGTATAACTACAATGAGGGCAAACGCACCTTAAGAGGTTATCAAGCTCTCAATTTAGTTAGTTTTCGGATGCCCACTGACGAAGTCGGCAATTTACTCGATGAAGCCGTCCAAGCGGGCGCAACCCGCATTGATTCGGTGAGCTTTACGGCGACCGACAGCGCGATCGCGCAAGCGCAAAAAGAAGCGCTGCAAGCAGCAACTCTCGATGCCCAAGCTCAAGCTGATGCTGTTTTAAGCACACTTAATCTCCAATCACAATCAGTAATCAGTATCCAAATTAATAACGCGACGCCCCCGGTTATGCCGCTTAATGAAGCATTTCGGACGCAACGAAATGTGGCAGCGAGTAACGCACCGAGTTCTCCGGTTATTGGCGGGGAACAAGACATTCAAGCACGAGTGACGCTGCAAATTCAATATTAA
- a CDS encoding DNA phosphorothioation-associated putative methyltransferase — MTQLDRVTWVNEIGQGSQESPVGKHLPNAFYVHRSALSALPPQLQAYEQQARTPVAHEIAKATLIKFNFSDPKVSYLFYPTFDQEAHPPLKASLQVDLLTFEVSYRSYHQANNPPILHRKEAFVTPDYPRYQDFVQLTQQEVQLGLLSEARYIGTKREWEKRLRDRAVEIKDHKVICHETPPPLQKPQIERHKAAIIRHQLSRPVRVALEAELFTPETTFFDYGCGHGGDLQRVREQGYESQGWDPYYHPDTPLVKADIVNLGYVINVIEDTQERREALVKAWQLTRQVLIVSAQVLINDSVKGQVAYGDGVITRRNTFQKYYEQEELKAYIDQVLGVDAVPIGLGIYLVFRDPTQAETFRASQFRSQAATPRLQQRVRRFEDYQVLLTPLMDFMTERGRLPAKGELAEEPQIKAELGGLRRAFRLILQATNQEDWNAIAQQRTEELKLYLGTALLTHRPKLKDFSPTIQQDIKGLFGTFKHACAEAEAMLFTLGDQAVIEKKIKQSPVGLKLGKSLLVHLSGLDELDPLLRLYEACASRTIGRLEAVTVIQFYIGKPKIAYLSYPEFDSDPHPALQAKMEINLGDLKVYYTEYDQTNPLILHEKEKLVNREYPLYEKFARLTKKERDWGLLDEFKAIRDRRGWLKCLEAHGAELKGYQLRWRKDIDPYRLKILKNQVQQRRRTQMQKDKMP; from the coding sequence ATGACTCAGCTGGATCGGGTAACTTGGGTAAATGAGATTGGACAGGGGTCTCAAGAGAGTCCTGTGGGAAAACATCTTCCCAATGCTTTCTATGTTCATCGTAGTGCTTTATCGGCTTTACCGCCACAACTCCAAGCCTACGAACAGCAAGCCCGGACTCCTGTGGCTCATGAGATTGCCAAAGCAACGCTAATTAAGTTTAACTTTAGTGATCCTAAGGTTTCCTATCTCTTTTATCCCACTTTTGACCAAGAAGCGCATCCGCCACTAAAAGCCAGTTTGCAAGTCGATTTGCTGACGTTTGAGGTCAGTTATCGCAGTTACCACCAAGCGAATAATCCGCCAATTCTTCATCGGAAAGAAGCCTTTGTGACACCGGATTATCCCCGTTATCAAGACTTTGTGCAACTGACTCAGCAAGAAGTGCAACTGGGTCTATTGAGTGAGGCGCGTTATATCGGAACCAAGCGGGAGTGGGAAAAACGGTTGCGCGATCGCGCCGTAGAAATCAAAGATCATAAAGTCATCTGTCATGAGACACCACCGCCGCTGCAAAAACCTCAAATTGAACGTCACAAAGCTGCAATCATCCGACATCAACTCTCCCGTCCAGTACGAGTTGCCCTAGAAGCCGAACTCTTTACCCCAGAAACAACATTCTTTGACTATGGCTGTGGACATGGCGGTGATCTTCAACGCGTCAGAGAACAAGGCTATGAGAGTCAGGGTTGGGATCCCTACTATCATCCCGATACTCCCCTAGTGAAAGCAGATATTGTCAACTTGGGATATGTCATCAATGTGATTGAAGATACCCAAGAACGACGAGAGGCTTTGGTTAAGGCATGGCAATTAACCCGACAAGTGTTGATTGTTTCTGCCCAAGTTTTAATTAATGATTCGGTGAAGGGACAAGTGGCCTACGGGGATGGTGTGATTACCCGTCGCAATACGTTTCAAAAATATTACGAACAGGAGGAACTGAAAGCTTATATTGATCAAGTGTTAGGAGTCGATGCCGTTCCGATTGGTTTAGGGATCTATCTGGTCTTTCGGGATCCAACTCAAGCCGAGACCTTCCGTGCTAGTCAGTTTCGGTCTCAAGCAGCTACCCCGCGTCTACAGCAACGGGTGCGTCGGTTTGAAGATTATCAGGTTTTGTTAACTCCACTGATGGATTTTATGACTGAACGGGGACGGTTACCAGCCAAAGGAGAGTTAGCCGAAGAACCGCAAATTAAAGCGGAACTAGGAGGGTTACGGCGGGCCTTTCGCCTGATCTTACAAGCGACCAATCAAGAAGACTGGAACGCGATCGCGCAGCAACGCACCGAAGAGTTAAAGTTATACTTAGGCACGGCTTTACTAACCCATCGCCCGAAACTGAAAGATTTTTCCCCCACCATTCAGCAAGATATCAAAGGATTGTTTGGCACCTTTAAACACGCTTGTGCCGAAGCAGAGGCAATGTTATTTACCCTCGGTGACCAAGCAGTGATTGAAAAGAAGATCAAGCAGAGTCCAGTGGGGTTGAAGCTGGGTAAAAGCTTACTCGTTCATCTGAGTGGCTTAGACGAGTTAGATCCGTTGTTGCGTCTCTATGAAGCCTGCGCTAGTCGCACCATTGGACGCTTAGAAGCAGTGACAGTGATCCAGTTTTATATCGGTAAACCCAAGATTGCTTACTTATCTTATCCTGAATTTGATAGTGATCCGCATCCGGCGCTGCAAGCGAAGATGGAAATTAATTTAGGGGATCTCAAGGTCTATTATACTGAGTATGATCAAACTAACCCTCTCATTCTTCATGAAAAAGAGAAGTTGGTTAACCGTGAGTATCCCCTGTACGAGAAATTTGCCCGCTTGACTAAAAAGGAGCGAGATTGGGGACTGCTGGATGAGTTTAAAGCCATTCGCGATCGCCGCGGCTGGTTAAAATGTTTAGAAGCCCATGGTGCTGAACTGAAAGGTTATCAACTCCGTTGGCGCAAGGATATCGATCCTTATCGTCTCAAAATTCTTAAGAATCAAGTGCAACAACGACGGCGCACCCAGATGCAAAAAGATAAGATGCCGTAG
- a CDS encoding alpha/beta hydrolase produces MLHYLRQRSLQVIFSTASLLLCSLPAQAAENIYVSLGLLEISVSVASLEQYAEEGTITPELAAYTRYLTREQQEKLQEILTIPAELDPVAIAQFLYSPQGEAVLRQFGDIVDTKARQGGFYAIRSGLILAAADPEGLTLLNFLQHFPTDGLRINSGRGLELVNQLSEFIKETDQAVALIERQALENSVLSGANQASDFSRNLKLGGTVPYRRQSLNLVDPQRDALQEETEFTTRDIPTHLYLPQTPIFERPPLIVISHGLGSDRNTYSYLAQHLASYGFAVATIEHPGSNARQLQSLLIGLKQEVSPPSELINRPRDIKFLLDYLERNYNTQINLNQVGLLGQSYGAYTSLAVSGAEIDYDQVAERCETQDLATVLNFSVLLQCQLLRLPPKDYEFDDPRIQAVFAINPFTSNIFGQEGLQGIDIPTLIVTSSADTATPALLEQIRPFTWLDSPQKYLVLLKRGTHFSTLAEGTEEGIPLPEEAIGPDPAIAQNYMRALSIAFFKTHLANEMTYERYLSARYISEISRSLMPLFLLDSLPEALISNPED; encoded by the coding sequence ATGCTTCACTATTTACGCCAACGCTCGCTGCAAGTTATTTTTTCAACCGCAAGCTTGTTGCTTTGTTCCCTTCCGGCACAAGCCGCAGAAAATATTTATGTTTCTCTGGGGTTACTGGAAATTTCGGTTTCTGTAGCATCCCTAGAACAGTATGCAGAAGAAGGCACGATCACGCCAGAGTTAGCAGCTTATACGCGCTATTTAACCAGGGAACAGCAGGAAAAGCTACAAGAGATTCTAACCATTCCAGCGGAATTAGATCCTGTCGCGATCGCGCAATTTTTATACTCTCCCCAAGGCGAAGCTGTCCTCAGACAATTTGGTGATATTGTCGATACCAAAGCCAGACAGGGAGGGTTCTATGCCATTCGCTCTGGGCTCATCTTAGCGGCAGCGGATCCAGAGGGCTTAACTTTACTTAACTTCCTGCAACACTTTCCGACAGACGGCTTACGAATTAATTCCGGTCGTGGCTTAGAACTCGTCAACCAACTGAGTGAGTTTATTAAAGAGACGGATCAAGCAGTTGCCCTGATCGAACGCCAGGCCTTAGAAAATTCTGTGCTCAGCGGGGCTAATCAAGCGAGTGACTTTTCTCGCAATCTTAAATTGGGGGGAACCGTTCCTTATCGCCGTCAAAGTCTGAATTTAGTCGATCCGCAACGGGATGCTTTACAAGAAGAGACTGAGTTTACCACTCGCGACATTCCGACCCATCTTTATCTTCCTCAAACCCCCATCTTTGAGCGTCCGCCACTAATTGTAATTTCTCACGGACTGGGCTCGGATCGCAACACTTATTCTTATCTTGCTCAACACCTTGCTTCTTATGGTTTTGCGGTTGCAACAATTGAACATCCGGGTAGTAATGCCCGTCAACTCCAATCTCTCTTAATAGGATTAAAACAAGAAGTGAGTCCTCCCTCAGAACTCATCAACCGTCCGCGAGATATTAAATTTTTACTCGATTATTTAGAACGCAATTACAATACCCAAATTAATCTCAATCAAGTGGGTCTTCTCGGACAGTCTTATGGTGCATACACCAGCCTAGCCGTGTCTGGGGCAGAAATTGATTATGACCAAGTTGCTGAACGGTGTGAAACGCAAGATCTGGCAACCGTCTTGAACTTTTCTGTATTACTGCAATGCCAATTGTTACGGTTACCGCCAAAAGATTATGAATTTGATGATCCTCGCATCCAAGCAGTTTTCGCGATTAATCCCTTCACTAGTAATATTTTTGGGCAAGAGGGGCTACAAGGCATTGATATTCCTACCCTAATCGTCACCAGTAGTGCCGACACAGCGACCCCCGCTTTACTAGAACAAATTCGTCCCTTTACTTGGTTAGATAGCCCTCAAAAATACTTGGTTTTACTGAAACGAGGAACCCACTTTTCGACTCTTGCTGAAGGAACCGAAGAAGGGATTCCGCTTCCTGAAGAAGCAATTGGACCCGATCCCGCGATCGCGCAAAACTATATGCGCGCGCTTAGTATCGCTTTTTTCAAAACCCATCTCGCCAACGAAATGACCTATGAACGCTACCTCAGTGCGCGATACATATCGGAAATTAGCCGTTCTCTCATGCCTCTCTTTTTATTGGATTCTCTTCCTGAAGCGTTAATCAGCAATCCAGAAGATTAG
- the cobM gene encoding precorrin-4 C(11)-methyltransferase, translating to MLKPAVYIVGAGPGDPDLLTIKAKKILDQADVILYANSLVPKQILKDVRPDAELLPTGSKTLEEIVPLMIEKVQNNQSVVRLHSGDLTLYSAIHEQMQALAEANIPVELIPGISTFQDAAARLGVELTVPGLVQTIILTRISGRASSVPEAEELAALASHKASLALYLAARHVENAQAKLLEHYPADTPVAICYRLGWEDEKIRVVPLKEMAAISRKEDLIRTTMYLISPALAGKQVEARSQLYHPEHSHLFRKGIRQ from the coding sequence ATGCTCAAACCTGCCGTTTATATTGTTGGTGCGGGTCCGGGTGACCCCGATTTACTCACCATTAAAGCCAAGAAAATTTTAGACCAAGCGGATGTCATTTTATATGCCAATTCTTTAGTGCCAAAGCAAATTTTAAAGGATGTTCGCCCTGATGCCGAACTCCTTCCAACGGGGAGTAAAACCTTGGAAGAGATTGTGCCGTTGATGATTGAAAAAGTACAGAACAATCAATCAGTGGTGCGTCTCCATTCTGGCGATTTAACGCTTTATAGTGCCATTCATGAGCAAATGCAGGCGTTAGCAGAAGCCAATATTCCAGTAGAATTAATACCAGGCATTAGCACTTTTCAGGATGCAGCAGCCAGACTGGGTGTGGAATTGACGGTTCCCGGATTGGTACAAACGATTATTTTAACCCGCATTAGTGGTCGTGCCTCTTCTGTTCCTGAAGCGGAAGAGTTAGCTGCACTGGCTAGTCACAAGGCCAGTTTAGCGCTCTATTTAGCAGCCCGTCATGTGGAAAATGCCCAGGCGAAATTATTAGAGCACTATCCGGCTGATACCCCAGTGGCGATTTGCTACCGTTTGGGTTGGGAAGATGAAAAAATCCGCGTGGTTCCCCTCAAGGAAATGGCAGCAATTTCCCGCAAAGAAGATTTAATTCGGACAACGATGTATCTGATTAGTCCCGCCTTAGCCGGAAAACAAGTGGAAGCGCGATCGCAGCTGTATCACCCAGAACATTCCCATCTTTTTCGAAAAGGGATACGACAATAG
- a CDS encoding prolipoprotein diacylglyceryl transferase: MLSLLAFRFQSPGPILVELGPVTLRWYGLLIASAVIIGVLLSQYLAKRRDINPELLGDLSIWLVLAAIPGARLYYVAFEWENYAQRPEAIIAIWQGGIAIHGAIIGGAIAALIFARLNRISFWQLADLVSPSLILGQAIGRWGNFFNSEAFGTPTDLPWKLYIPPANRPPQYADESFFHPTFLYESLWNLGVFALLIYLFFWGLRHPQRYRIGTLAFVYMAAYSGGRVWIEGLRTDSLMFGSIQVAQLISLFGIIIGIFGLIWLYYMRRSLPDVISKQASKNNR; the protein is encoded by the coding sequence ATGCTGTCTCTTTTGGCCTTTCGTTTCCAATCTCCGGGTCCAATTTTAGTTGAATTAGGACCAGTGACCCTCCGCTGGTATGGCTTACTCATTGCCAGTGCTGTTATTATTGGCGTGTTATTGTCGCAATACTTAGCCAAACGGCGTGACATAAATCCTGAATTGTTGGGGGATTTATCGATTTGGTTAGTCTTAGCCGCCATTCCGGGCGCTCGATTATATTATGTTGCTTTTGAATGGGAAAATTATGCCCAACGCCCAGAAGCGATCATTGCGATTTGGCAAGGCGGAATTGCGATTCATGGGGCAATTATTGGCGGCGCGATCGCGGCCTTAATTTTTGCTCGCCTGAACCGGATTTCCTTTTGGCAACTTGCTGATTTAGTGAGCCCTTCTTTAATCTTAGGACAAGCGATTGGTCGCTGGGGTAATTTCTTTAATTCGGAAGCCTTTGGGACGCCGACCGATTTACCTTGGAAACTGTATATTCCTCCTGCGAACCGCCCGCCTCAGTATGCCGATGAATCTTTTTTTCACCCCACTTTTCTCTATGAATCGCTTTGGAATTTAGGCGTTTTTGCCCTGCTAATTTATTTATTTTTCTGGGGATTACGTCATCCGCAACGGTATCGCATCGGAACCTTAGCGTTTGTTTATATGGCAGCGTATAGTGGCGGTCGGGTTTGGATTGAAGGGTTACGAACCGATAGTTTAATGTTCGGCTCAATTCAAGTCGCGCAACTGATTAGCTTGTTCGGAATTATTATTGGAATTTTCGGATTAATTTGGCTGTATTATATGAGACGCTCTCTACCTGATGTGATTTCTAAGCAAGCTTCAAAAAATAACAGATAA
- a CDS encoding DUF938 domain-containing protein: MSEKQFAPATQRNREPILQVLQQVLPPTGKVLEIASGTGEHAIYFAPQLRPRQWLPSEVNPILEDSIRAWQAEFPCDVLAQPLTIDVMQENWAQQLSGQTLSAIVAINLIHIAPWQACIGLMAGAEQLLTSGGLLYLYGPFKRGGKHTAESNVGFDQSLQQQNRQWGVRNLEDVVSLAQTHQLELQEVITMPANNLSVVFRHL, from the coding sequence ATGAGTGAAAAACAATTTGCCCCAGCCACACAGAGAAACCGCGAGCCAATTCTACAGGTTTTGCAGCAAGTGTTACCCCCAACCGGTAAGGTCTTAGAGATTGCCAGCGGAACTGGGGAACACGCGATTTATTTTGCCCCTCAACTCCGTCCTCGCCAATGGTTGCCCTCGGAAGTGAATCCGATCTTAGAAGATAGTATTCGCGCTTGGCAAGCAGAGTTTCCTTGCGATGTCTTGGCCCAACCCCTGACAATTGATGTGATGCAGGAAAATTGGGCACAGCAACTATCAGGACAAACGTTGTCTGCGATAGTCGCGATTAATTTAATTCATATTGCCCCTTGGCAAGCTTGTATTGGTCTAATGGCAGGGGCAGAACAGTTACTGACCAGCGGCGGTCTTTTATATCTGTATGGTCCCTTTAAGCGAGGCGGCAAACATACGGCCGAGAGTAATGTAGGGTTTGATCAAAGTTTGCAACAGCAAAATCGGCAGTGGGGGGTTCGGAATCTAGAGGATGTGGTTTCTCTGGCTCAAACCCATCAATTAGAATTACAAGAAGTGATTACGATGCCTGCCAATAATTTGTCGGTAGTCTTTCGACACTTGTAA